One Strix aluco isolate bStrAlu1 chromosome 19, bStrAlu1.hap1, whole genome shotgun sequence genomic window, CTTCAGCCTTGGCTATTTTTCTGTTCCTAAAAGGTCCCTCTAAATCTGAATAGTTAAGGTTGGCCAACTTATGATGTGTGGGCATGATATGACACATCTGAACAAGGTGTCTGGTATCTTATTTTTTCATAAGAGCCCCTTGGATGTGAGCTATAGACTAGATGTGGTGCCGGGAGAGGTTTTGGTGCTGTTGCTGAGAGCACCCTGGGTATGGGAGCTCTCTGCTGGGTATGACAGCTGTAGGACGTGCTCCCACTGGGGAAGGAGATTGCGTGTGTGTGTTGCGTGGACACCTAATGAATGTATGTGAGTAGGTGATGGAGTGTGTGAAAGCACTCTGGATTTGATGGGGAAGGCATGTAGGGGACTGGTAGGGTCTGAGCACAGTCTCGTTCAACAGGCTGTTCCACAGCCTCGCTTTGGGGACACTAGCTCTCTTTATTAAATGTCAGAAAATAACTTTAACGTGTCTTCACTCATTTTATCATACCAACACGTTATGCTTGTGTGATACCAAAGCTGATGGCTTTAACAAGGAAGGATCAATCCTGTTCCAAACTCTGTGTGTTTTTTGCTGTTGTGAGCAGATACCTGTCTCGGGAAGCCGACTGTTGTCTGGTCCTGACTGGTAAGTGTCCTGCTGGGTCGGAACTGCAGCACTAACCCATCTTACGCTCATTTTGAAGGTGATTGTCATGTCGGCTACGATGGATGTTGACCAGTTCTCCCAGTACTTCAATGGAGCTCCTGTTCTCTATATAGAGGGCAGGCAGCATCCCATTCAGGTCTTTTACACCAAACAGCCTCAGAGTGATTATCTCCAAGCAGCACTGGTGACAATCTTCCAAATCCACCAGGTATGGTGGTCTCGTCGGGTTTGTGCCTCTCTGGGGCCATGGATTGTTGATCTGGGGGCTCATGGGTTGCTGTGGCAGAAGAGAGGGTATGAGCTTGCTGCTGCCGAATCAGAGATGTCCTGGAGGTGCTCACTGCATCCTCTGGGAAaaggggagagctggggagcatGCTGGGTTAGTGAATCATGTTGGCTCGAGGGAGGGGTTGACAAATGCCAGTGTTATTCCAAAAGTGAGAAGAAAGATTGGAAGTGGTCAACCATAAAGAGCCTTGGGTTGTGGGAGGAAATCCAGGCACAGGCCAACAGTAGCATGAATATGATTCTAATTACTGTCAAAGTGTAACTGCAGAGCAAGTAGAAATCTCTTAAAATGACAACTTATAGGCATTTTGTGACTAAATGTTTGAAGGCAAAACTGCCAGATGGTTATATCATTTAATTAAAGTGCATTTAATGCTTTGAAGATGCTGTCAGGATTTTGGGACTTGTACATCAAGGCTGGAGTTGAAAGGAGACTACGAAGCAAAGCTCTCCGATGTCAATTCATACCTAATACCTAAATGTTCCTCTCATTAGAGTTTTCTGTTTACTGGCTTCTACCTGGGTGCTTGCTGGCTCTCTGTGTGCATGTCCTGGACAGTTATTCAACGAAGTAGATGTGTGACTTGAAGCAATTCCTCCATCCTGTTGAGACTCAGTCCTGCAAAATGCAGTTTACTCTTTGCCTCTGGTGAATCCATTGGGAACTTCAGGCTGTTGCATACACTGCACTGTGTGTGTCTCTTCTTTCTTACCTGCTTTGCTGACTTGCTGTCAGGACAACATCTCGTTACAGTCTCTGTTCTCCCTCCCTATCCAAACCATCTTAACTTCTCACTTGCTTTTTCCTCTGGCTCCAGGCAGCACCCTTTTCTCAGGACATCCTGGTGTTTCTGACTGGTCAGGAAGAAATTGAAGCAATGACCAAAACCTGTCAAGATGTTGCCAAGTATCTCCCTGAAGGCTGCCCACGGGTGGTGGTGATGCCTCTGTATGCTTCTCTGCCCTACTCCCAACAGCTCCGTGTCTTTCAGGCTGCCCCCAAGGTGAGGCAGTGTGATGGGTAAACAGGATGAGTTTGGTTGCTTGCATGCGTGTTTGGAAGAAATGTGGAATTTGAGGGGTTAAAGCTGTCTGTACTGATAGTAAGTCATAGTCTCCACTGTCTGCTGACTTTAGGCTGAATGGTTCCAGGGTGATACAAGAGTGCAACTGAGATGGTATTAACAGATGCATATAATAAGTCATCTGGGATCATAAAAAGAAGGAAGGATTAGGCGGAGTGAAAAGGGCAGAGGAATTGAAGTTTGCCCCTTTCATAGGAATTTAAATCCCTATCACAAAAAAGTTACAGCATTTAATGGACCAAATACTAAGAAAGCTAAAAACCTGGGCATATTTGGCAGGGCtgtaagaaaaggaaattgtGCTGCCTCAGGCCCTTTTATATCTATTCAGCAGATAAATAAGAATTCAGATCTTGTGCCAGAAATGAAATGGTTTAAGGACATATTGATAACAGCTGTCCTGAGTGGTGTATTTTGTTGCAAGTGTAAGCACACGTTTCAGAAACTGATTAGGAACCAGTGGTTATCTTTGTTTGCGAGAGCTGGCATAGCAAGCGTGGTCTGTGATCATAACACGCTGTGATGATACGTAGGCCTGGCCCATGCTGGCCCAAAGTAGCAGCGTTTCTTTGTTGCAGCTAATCTAAGGTGACTTTTAACTGGCTTTAGTTTGCTCTTTCTTCCAGGGCTGTCGCAAAGTGATCCTCTCCACCAACATCGCAGAAACCTCCATCACCGTTGCAGGAATAAAATACGTTGTGGACACAGGCATGGTCAAAGCAAAGAATTACAGCCCTGGTGAGGAATTGTAAAGAACAATGCAGagattgttttcagttttgtagaAGTTATCTGAGGCAATGAGCCCCACTGAGAGATGATTTAAAACACCCTCTGCACTGTCTAAATGAATATCTCAGGTTTCAGGTGtgggttttggtgttgttttctggttggtctttttttttttttttttgagtaccAGCCCTGTGGGGATATAAAAATCTGTCCAGTATGAATCTTCTCTTCACGGATACAGGGCGTGATAGTTACTTTTGTTTCAGGGTGCTAAGCCAAGTAAAAGTCTGAGCAGTATTTTGATGGCAGaccctgggattttttttattgtaatccTACATGTTTTTCAAAGCTGTGCATTCCGCAGACATTGACTGAAGTGATGCTTTTCCACGCACAGAAACTGGTCTGGAAGTGCTGGCAGTCCAGCGGGTGTCGAAGGCCCAGGCTTGGCAACGCACAGGGAGAACAGGGCGAGAGGACAGTGGGATCTGTTACCGGCTCTACACAGAGAATGAGTTTGGGAAGTTTGATGAAATGACAATACCTGAGATACAGAGGTGAGAACAGAACCCTGATACCGTCATACTTCTTGCCACAGCTCTTTTATGGACTGTTATAGATGGAGCTCTGTAAAGAGCTGAACAGCAAAACTGGATCTAGGGTCTGACTGGTTGACTTTTGAGAAAAATGAACTGTGGAGACTAAACAGAATAACTAGGAGGCATTTGCTCAGGGTAGGCAGTTGGGCTCTGAGTCTCTGAACTTTTCTCTTGACTTTACTCCAGATTTTGGACTTATTCCTGGTAAGGGTTCACCAGCCAGCATTGGACTAGTCTCTGTCAAGTTGCAGCACAGATCTGAGTACTCTGTCTCAGCTTATAGgcgaataaaagaaaaaataattttaaaaaaaagaacaatctcAGTTGTGTTTTCTGCCAATGCAGGTGTAACCTGGCCAGCGTGGTGCTTCAGCTCCTGGCCATGAGAATTCCCAATGTGCTCACCTTTGACTTCATGTCCAGACCATCTCCTGGTAAGTGATTACAAAGGCAGCcttggaaaaaaatgacaaatgagTCACTGAGGAATTGCTTAAAAATAATGTCTTCAGGCTAGGCAGAGAAGATGGAGTTTGGAAGGTTGGGGCTGTGAAGGAGGAGCAGTGTCTCTCTGCTGCATCTTTTCCTGATGGCCCAGAAGTCTCAGATTCATTCACTGCTCATTGTTTGGGCTCGGTCTAATCAGAGCGGCCATGGTTatggcagagagctggagagTCCAGCTTCCAAACAGAACAGGGAGCAGTTTTGGATCGTAAAGAACATGGTGTGCCTTGACTGCCAAGGAGAGCCATAGAGGATTTCACACAGCCTCTGCTCAAAGCTAGAGATGACAGCTTTAGTTTTGCCTATGTTTTTGCTATTTAAATTAGAAAAGGTGATGTTCTACTGGATAGAGAGGGATAGACCTCAGTTTGGGTCTCTGATTTCTGTTTAGAGAAATTTACTTGTCCCTCTGGCCAGGGGAAAGAGGTAGTGATGTGCCAGCTGATCCTTCGCATccctgccagtgccagccaggagGCCTCACAGCCCGAACATCCTTGTTTTGGCAGATGCTATTCGAGCAGCAATTGAGCAGCTGAACCTGCTGGGAGCTGTGGAACACAAGGAAGATCAGCTTGTCCTAACCCCCCTGGGAAGGAAGATGGCAGCCTTTCCACTGGAACCAAAGTTCTCTAAAgtaaaactacagaaaaattagTTAATTTTTATCTCATGTACTCTTTCTAATACCATTggcatttctctttcaaattccTTAAACGAGGTCTGGAATGGGGGGCAGCTGCAGCTGTACGAGTGTACATTGGCTATACAGCAATGAAGCACAGCTTTATTTACAGCAGTTGTGCTGGCTTGGTTGTCATTTGTTGTTTAATTCGGGGagatttattttgtaaaagagaATTTCTTTCCTCTGGCACCTCTGAAGCTGAAACAAGGCTAACTTCCTTGCAGTTTCTGGAATTGCTGGCAGCACTGTTTAGCACTTGCTGTCTGATGCCACACTTGATTTTAGTCACCATGTTTGTACTGTACGTGACCTGGCCATTCTCAGGAAGGAGCATGGCAGTCGCTGTTAAAGGTGCTTGGTGGGCCCATAGGAGGATTTACAGTTGTCTCCAGGCCCAAATGTTTATGAAATTACCCTAAACAATGCGTAGTAAAATTCCTGGGCTGCCAGTCAGCAGAAAAGTCTGCCCGTCTGAAGTGGATTTGGTCAaccaaaaatcagttttgttctGTGATTTGCAGACCATCCTCCTGTCCCCCAAGTTCAGCTGCACAGAAGAGATCCTGACCATCGTGTCGCTGCTGTCAGTGGACAGTGTCCTCTATAGTCCCCCTGCCCAGCGGGATGAAGTGCAATCcgtcaggaagaaattcatctcCAGTGGGGGAGATCATCTTACCCTGCTCAGCATGTACAGAGCCTTCCTAAATGTCAGTGGCAACAAGGTAGGATGCTCTGAGGACACCAGGGCTGTCTGGGCTCCTGGTGGTGGGGAGCTTTTCTGGCATGCAGCAGAGTGACTTCTGCATCCTTCCAAGGCAATGAGAGGACTTGCGCCAATTCCCCTATTGTAAAGGATGAGTAAGCTGTTCAAGTGCTGAAGGTTTCTCCAGAAAGCTGGAGCAAAACTGGTTAGCAAAGCTTCCTGAGGCCAGTTCTGTAATCAGAGCCAGGTCTCTTGCTTCCCTGGTTACAGCTGGAAATAAGAGGGAGTGGGAGAGTGTTGAGACTTGCTGATAAATACCTAGACATGCTCTTTGGCAGGATTCATTGCAAAAACACTGACCGTATTTACAAGCAGATTTTGATTTATCCTACCCTATAAACTCCTCAGTTTGACTTGTAGATCTGTAAACTTGCATACCCCATTCCTTGCAGCATCTGTCATTCTTACGTGATTTATTTTCACCACCTGTGAGATAGCAAGTGCTGTTGTGCAGCACTCGGTGACCTTGCAGAGCAATTCTGAGTGGGAAGAGAACAACAACATGCTGTTTCTTAGCACTGTGGAAGGGAGTGTAGACAGAGAGGAGTAATCAGGGCTAGAAATATGGCAAGATTTCTCTGAGAAAGATTGTGGTGTGGAGGATTCTGCTTTTCACAGTATCCAAAGACTGTCATGTTTTTCGGGTGAAGAAACAGCCGCTTCTAACTCCTGGTGTCTCTGCTGCAGGAATGGTGCAAACACAACTTTGTCAACAGCAGGAACATGATGCTTGTGTCAGACatcagagctcagctcagggacATTTGTGTAAAGGTAATGTGTTGCCATACTGTATCGCTCTGTTTCACCtgtctgtgtttttttgtttgcccCCAAACTGATTTTGTTGTGCACCAAGTCCCAGGAGTGACaaaacgtggggtttttttcactctcGCACGAATAGTCAGGTAAAATTCCTGACTCTGCAGCTGCATCCCAGAATCTCAGAGCTGCAGGGCTCAGTGGGTTGAGGAGAGGTAAAGAGAGAAGGGGAGCTCTGGGAAGGCTTCTCGGGTAGAGGACAGCTTTACCTCAGGGGTTTTGCTGCTCTAGTGTGGATGTGAGTGCTATGTGTGCCACTGAGTGATGTCAGCCTCCGCAGCCCACACTGGCTGGCTGCTTCTCAGAGTCAGGCATTGATTTATCAGCAGCTTTCACATCAGCACTGCTCCTGCCGGTCACAGAGCGGGAGGCGCAGCAtgggagctgctgctgaactGCTTGCAGTCTGCATGTGACACGGGAGCCACCGATGGGCACCTGTGTCCTGCTGCGAGGACTAGGTAGCCTGAATCTCCCTCCCAGGAGAGTCTCGATCCATTTTGTGGCTcatcttttgtttgttgttaGTCTGATGGCTATAATGGTTGGACTAggcgatcttcaaggtcttttccaacctagaggattctgtgaaTTGGCCTCACATCTACCTGAGCTGAATTCCTAGCGGTCCTTTTATACTTCCCACGCTAGCAGATTTCTGACACAGAATTTCCTGATCTCGGAAGCCCGCTGGAGCGGGGCTGTGTTTCCCCACGAGGGTGCACAAACACGCTTGCTGACTCTTGTGTTTCTCTCTGCTGAACAGCTATCGATGCCCATCAAGTCCTCCCGCTCAGACACTGAGAACATCCGCCGCTGCCTGGCTCACAGCCTCTTCATGAACGCCGCGGAGCTGCAGCCCGACGGCACCTACAGCACCGTGGACTCTCACCAGCTGGTGGCCATCCACCCCTCCTCTGTGCTCTTCCACTGCAAGCCCGCCTGCGTGGTTTACAACGGGCTGCTCCGCACCAACAAGTGCTACATGCGGGACCTGTGCGTGGTGGATGCGGACTGGCTGTACGAAGCAGCGCCCGACTATTTCCGCAGGAGGCTCCGAACAGCCAGGAACTGACCTCTGGGGCCAGGGTTTTTAGGCTCACCCTAAAAGACTGGGTTTTGTTTCGTAATAAATGTGCAGACAGCAGCAGAGCTTTGCCATTCTGGAGATGTTGAATGTCCTTTGTGGTGGCTGGTCTGTCAGTTATGTTGAAACAACACACGCCTTCAAAATCAAAGCAGGATTTCTATTGTTGAAGGAGAAGATAGTCCACTGTGAATCAATTTTGTGATGTTCAGTGGCATACAGCTGTtacctactcagaaaaaaatagcaacgAGAAACATTAATATCAAAATCACTTGTATCCTTAGCAGGTTttattgggggggaaaaaaaaggagaaaaaagttttaaatgtctacatacagggggaaaaaaaatgcttttttttactgtttctagAAGGTCTTTTACCTCATCAACCATCTTTCTGCCTGCATGTGATGTTCAGTGGCTGATTTGGGACCATGTGAAGGCCAGGAAGGGGAGTGCCTGTTTGGACAAGGTCTTCACTGCTTCTGTCTAAGCCTGAGGGGCTGGCAGTGGTTTCCTGGGGAGCTTGTCCAGCTGCCCGTGTGTCTGGCGTCATCTTTGTTTGCCCTTTTGCTGTCAGGGCATGTTGTTCCTCAGCAAATACTTACGGCTTTTCTGACTCCTGTCTGTGCCCTTCTACCTTTGGAGTTGGCACACCGTCCACAACAGCTCATCAGGCCAACTTGCAGAAGACTCAGCAAAATGAGAATGGAGATGTGGTTTAGAGGTTGGACTTTCTTTTAAGGTCCTTGATTCATCAAATGTTTGCATCTTCTGCTCTGATACCAGTGCTTCTCCCCCCTTCTGctcccccagcctgtcccagttATACTTTGGTTTTCCATTAGAAGTTTGGAACTTGACATTGTCAAGAACCACAGATCTACCATTAATATCTATTATTTGGTTTTTCTTCCATATTCCCTTGGCATCTacctatctctttttttttcgtGTTGGAGAGAAGAGGCAATACCacatttaatctttttaaataCTGGAATTAAGAAACTAGTGCCACTCCAAAGGGGAAACTTGTTCTTTAATGTGAAGGAAAGTGGATTTATTCCATTATCACTGTGTGTTGGTGGGAGGAAAAATGTAAGTTTTTAAATGATATCctaagtacttttaaaataatctgactGGGAGAAGTAACTTCCAGTTTCAACCAAGACTGCTGACACAGTGGAGTAATTTATACAGATTTTTGGAGGAGTTGAACTACAGCAGGTTAGGTGTCTGAAAGGGTGGGAGAGGAACCTGCTCTGCACATGCAGTGTCACTGTGTAATAGAGTGGGGTTAGTTTAGATGAGCTGTGATGGGATTGTGGGGTTTAGTCCTTGTATTCTTCAAATAAcaactttaggggaaaaaaaaggcttataaCATTAATAGGGCTGCTCAGGGATGCAGTCATACCAGCTGTTGGCAAGCCCTCATTCACTCCATTTGCTCAGGGAAAGCTGCTGCCTTTGCTTGTGATTTGTGGGGACAAGATGCATTTGCCACGTAGTAATTAGTCCTTTCTGGTTACACACATCACAGTTACACAACACATTGTTATAGGCCTTTTCTTTGGGCTCTAGCAGGGGCTTACCTTGGTTTTCTCTTTGAAAACTGGGGCGAATAcctcttttgttctcttttttttttttttttttttttttttttttactggaatgtCACTTGTGCAGctctgcaaattgctgtctcccAAAGAGTGTAAGTAGGTCCCCAGCGTACCTGGAACGGTCTCATCTCTCAGCCCGTTCCTAGGAGGGGTGATACTGAATGTCTGCAGGGGTGCGGTGGAAACAGGGACACATCCCTCTGCTGTGCCTCTTTGCAATATTGTTcttcagtgctttgaaaaaaagaagaagaaaaaaaaactggtTAGTGGGGCACAGGCAAAACTTGCCACTTCTGTATGTCTGACCAGCTGCAGTTTTGGATCGGTATTTCAAGAGTATCCAGCTATTTCAATTGTTCTCACTCGCGTGAATCACAGGAAATTATCAAAGCACTGTAGTTATCTATTTCTTGGTTTTACAGACTCTGCATCTGTAGGGGAAAAGGGAGTATAAGCACATTTCGGTTGGGCAGTCTGATTTTACAGTCTGTTTAAAGGAGGGGATGGATGTTTACTTAGAACTAATTCATACATTTTTCCAAAAGTAAAGAAGTGATGGCAAAAATCCAAGTCCTGGGTGTTTTGTGAGACACAAAAGCTGTGTGGATGGAAGAAATGATCACAGGATATTCAGGTGCAAGTCCCAGCGTTTTCAGTTCTTGTGGGAGTGTCATTTGAGCAGTCTGGGGTGTCTGTGCGCAGACTTTAAGACAAGATGTTAAGGTAGGTCAGTCAATCTGTGCTTCGCCTGCAGAATGGGGCCTGTCATTATGTGTGTGGTGCTCAAACAGCGGTGGGGAGCTGGGAGTAAAAACCCTGGTCCTTCGGTCTCCTGCTACAGCCTTGCGGTGAGCAGCAACGGGCCTGTTGTGCTTCTCAACACATGGCAGTAGTGCCAGCTTTTAGACAAAGGGAGCACTTTATGCCAGGGAAGTTTGCCTTGGTCaatcttccctttaaaaaaaaattttttatttttctgagtaaaCTGCTGAGGTTTTGCCAGAAAGCTGACTATTCTTTAAAGAGTGGGATGATGTACCGGAGTAAAGCTTTTGCCCTATACGCCGCTTTTTCTTGCTGCAGCCCACCAGCATTTTCTCCACATCCCCAACGCTTCCTCTGCGCCTTCGCAGCATCACAGAACcctcgaggttggaaaagaccttgaagatcttcCAGTCCAACCGTGAACCTCACACTGCCCCTTCTCAAAACGCCGTTCACCGATGTGCTTGTGCTCTGTACGTGCCGTCCCTGCCCCGTCCTCCTGCCCCTGCAAGTGCAAACAGCACTGAGGGCGCCTGTGGGCACGTTCCCCTCTGCCGGGGCCGGGACTCGAAcccgcggccgccgctccccgccgcgggggctgccg contains:
- the DHX33 gene encoding ATP-dependent RNA helicase DHX33; its protein translation is MRRGRRRWRMLLRRSLPHRSPPRRFATMPGFPAPRRRPPPADTQRRGLPIFERRESLLRRLRGLESAVLIGETGSGKTTQVPQYLYEEGIGHYGIIAVTQPRRVAAIALATRVSDEKKTELGTLVGYTVRFDDLTSEETRIKFLTDGMLLREAIGDPMLRKYSVVILDEAHERTIHTDVLFGVVKAAQKKRKELGKLPLRVIVMSATMDVDQFSQYFNGAPVLYIEGRQHPIQVFYTKQPQSDYLQAALVTIFQIHQAAPFSQDILVFLTGQEEIEAMTKTCQDVAKYLPEGCPRVVVMPLYASLPYSQQLRVFQAAPKGCRKVILSTNIAETSITVAGIKYVVDTGMVKAKNYSPETGLEVLAVQRVSKAQAWQRTGRTGREDSGICYRLYTENEFGKFDEMTIPEIQRCNLASVVLQLLAMRIPNVLTFDFMSRPSPDAIRAAIEQLNLLGAVEHKEDQLVLTPLGRKMAAFPLEPKFSKTILLSPKFSCTEEILTIVSLLSVDSVLYSPPAQRDEVQSVRKKFISSGGDHLTLLSMYRAFLNVSGNKEWCKHNFVNSRNMMLVSDIRAQLRDICVKLSMPIKSSRSDTENIRRCLAHSLFMNAAELQPDGTYSTVDSHQLVAIHPSSVLFHCKPACVVYNGLLRTNKCYMRDLCVVDADWLYEAAPDYFRRRLRTARN